One Manduca sexta isolate Smith_Timp_Sample1 chromosome 28, JHU_Msex_v1.0, whole genome shotgun sequence DNA window includes the following coding sequences:
- the LOC115456241 gene encoding uncharacterized protein LOC115456241 isoform X2: MGAGTKPEGATENKEEHKSSDGSEEPPKRCICARCLQMIDEGNKLEIGGQTFHSQCAKCYFCHAVPTSNLKIYYGQVFCEECFNRHVLNRNKDNPSDFFKHCFEQWQNNAQFADNMRDFMAGNKDAAPFVFMMQGPQPPFCRCGTGPQEWFQSNEPKKCA, encoded by the exons ATGGGCGCCGGCACCAAGCCCGAAGGCGCCACCGAGAATAAGGAAG AGCACAAATCATCTGATGGCAGCGAAGAACCGCCCAAGCGCTGCATCTGTGCACGCTGCTTACAAATGATCGACGAAGGCAACAAGCTGGAGATTGGTGGACAGACGTTCCACTCACAGTGCGCCAAATGCT ACTTCTGTCACGCCGTCCCAACAAGCAACCTTAAGATCTATTACGGTCAAGTTTTCTGTGAGGAATGCTTTAACCGCCACGTCCTGAACCGCAACAAGGACAATCCGTCAGATTTCTTCAAGCACTGCTTCGAACAGTGGCAGAATAACGCACAGTTTGCAGACAATATGAGGGACTTTATGGCGGGAAATAAAGATGCAGCGCCGTTCGTCTTCATGATGCAGGGGCCGCAACCTCCTTTCTGTAGGTGTGGAACGGGGCCTCAGGAGTGGTTCCAAAGCAATGAGCCTAAGAAAT GTGCGTAA
- the LOC115456248 gene encoding sphingolipid delta(4)-desaturase DES1, with amino-acid sequence MGAKVSRTDFEWVYTEEPHASRRKIILEKYPQIKKLFGYDPLFKWVVTAMVLTQFIMMPIVQHLSWPATLVVAYCFGGVINHSLMLAIHEIAHNLAFGHNRPMHNRLFGFFANLPIGIPISISFKKYHLEHHRYQGDEVIDTDLPTLLEAKLFCTTGGKVLWLFLQPFFYALRPLMVRPKPPTPLELINLIIQLFFDAIVVKLFGWKVLGYLVFGSLMAMGVHPVAGHFISEHYMFRKGFETYSYYGPLNWITFNVGYHNEHHDFPAVPGRRLPEVKRIAAEFYDNLPQHNSWSSVLYDFVMDPDIGPYARIKRKHHGLES; translated from the exons AAAAATACCCTCAAATCAAGAAGCTGTTCGGATACGACCCTCTGTTCAAATGGGTGGTGACGGCTATGGTGCTGACGCAGTTTATCATGATGCCGATTGTGCAGCATCTCAGCTGGCCGGCGACGCTGGTCGTGGCGTACTGCTTCGGCGGCGTTATCAACCACTCGCTTATGTTGG CAATCCACGAGATCGCGCACAACCTCGCGTTCGGGCACAACAGGCCGATGCACAACCGACTGTTTGGTTTCTTCGCGAATCTTCCCATAGGCATACCCATATCTATCAGCTTCAAGAAGTACCATCTGGAACATCATAGG TACCAAGGTGACGAAGTGATAGACACTGACCTGCCGACCCTGCTCGAAGCGAAGTTGTTCTGCACGACGGGCGGGAAGGTGCTGTGGCTGTTCCTGCAGCCGTTCTTCTACGCGCTGCGGCCGCTGATGGTCCGACCGAAGCCGCCCACGCCGCTGGAGCTGATCAATCTGATCATTCAGCTGTTCTTCGACGCTATTGTTGTCAAGTTGTTCG GTTGGAAAGTACTCGGATATCTGGTGTTCGGATCTCTGATGGCGATGGGTGTGCATCCAGTTGCTG GCCACTTCATCTCCGAGCACTACATGTTCCGCAAAGGGTTCGAGACGTACTCGTACTACGGGCCGCTGAACTGGATCACGTTCAACGTGGGCTACCACAACGAACACCACGACTTCCCGGCCGTGCCGGGCAGGAGGCTGCCAGAG gTGAAACGCATAGCGGCTGAATTTTACGACAATCTACCTCAACACAACAGCTGGTCCTCTGTGCTGTACGACTTCGTCATGGACCCTGACATTGGACCCTATGCTAGGATCAAAAGGAAACACCACGGCTTGGAGAGTTAG
- the LOC115456216 gene encoding uncharacterized protein LOC115456216, with translation MYGRKTPSTYRSTPSVYSHYTGKSSTNLRSAKSVRSLRVPWYQKPILHDAVVLDLQRGSLLTACLSLFISLFSFAQSIFDLYCLYMATPGFHHTGYYVISFQFVYVGSPPVRNVLIVFSLFSWLGSIAVLFTSIVLVNALRKEHEKRIVPWLYTFGVFILFRLVAFIFASIVNDMIFAYNVIMCLCWIVFCIAGVYGWLLVYSLYLELADLTKLEDLAHLRMGTMASINASLAGSRPTTPHSTVSTMPASQI, from the exons atgTACGGCCGCAAAACACCATCCACATATCGATCCACACCATCTGTTTATTCACATTATACTGGAAA ATCATCAACAAATCTACGTTCAGCCAAGTCGGTGAGATCTCTGCGAGTGCCATGGTACCAGAAACCCATCCTGCATGATGCTGTTGTCCTGGATCTACAGAGGGGTTCTCTGCTCACCGCATGTTTGTCTTtg TTCATATCGCTGTTCTCGTTCGCGCAAAGCATATTCGATCTGTACTGCCTGTACATGGCGACGCCCGGGTTCCACCACACCGGATATTACGTCATCAGCTTTCAGTTTGTGTACGTAGGCAGCCCACCAG TGCGCAATGTCCTTATTGTGTTCTCGCTGTTCTCCTGGCTTGGGTCGATTGCTGTTCTGTTCACGAGCATTGTGCTTGTCAATGCACTAAGAaag GAACACGAAAAACGCATAGTACCATGGTTATACACCTTCGGCGTTTTTATTCTTTTCCGCCTAGTAGCTTTCATATTCGCGTCCATAGTTAACGATATGATATTCGCTTACAACGTCATCATGTGTCTATGCTGGATCGTATTCTGCATCGCCGGTGTCTATGGATGGCTGTTGGTCTACAGTCTATACCTCGAGTTGGCGGATTTAACCAAGTTGGAGGATTTGGCACATTTGAGA ATGGGCACAATGGCGTCAATAAACGCATCGCTGGCCGGCTCGCGTCCCACCACGCCGCACAGCACCGTCTCGACGATGCCGGCGTCGCAGATTTGA
- the LOC115456241 gene encoding uncharacterized protein LOC115456241 isoform X1 — MGAGTKPEGATENKEEHKSSDGSEEPPKRCICARCLQMIDEGNKLEIGGQTFHSQCAKCYFCHAVPTSNLKIYYGQVFCEECFNRHVLNRNKDNPSDFFKHCFEQWQNNAQFADNMRDFMAGNKDAAPFVFMMQGPQPPFCRCGTGPQEWFQSNEPKKSTRPVSVASASIGGDSLTTWDLSFENRTDASEPDPSAICESANVKMDLGAIYESSSIRMSANEKIEKLTKYLHGNEKKKWKNFKSDYGMDKRPKLECPSCLWQCGSIYVSRDLQRVCEVSIQ; from the exons ATGGGCGCCGGCACCAAGCCCGAAGGCGCCACCGAGAATAAGGAAG AGCACAAATCATCTGATGGCAGCGAAGAACCGCCCAAGCGCTGCATCTGTGCACGCTGCTTACAAATGATCGACGAAGGCAACAAGCTGGAGATTGGTGGACAGACGTTCCACTCACAGTGCGCCAAATGCT ACTTCTGTCACGCCGTCCCAACAAGCAACCTTAAGATCTATTACGGTCAAGTTTTCTGTGAGGAATGCTTTAACCGCCACGTCCTGAACCGCAACAAGGACAATCCGTCAGATTTCTTCAAGCACTGCTTCGAACAGTGGCAGAATAACGCACAGTTTGCAGACAATATGAGGGACTTTATGGCGGGAAATAAAGATGCAGCGCCGTTCGTCTTCATGATGCAGGGGCCGCAACCTCCTTTCTGTAGGTGTGGAACGGGGCCTCAGGAGTGGTTCCAAAGCAATGAGCCTAAGAAAT CGACTCGCCCCGTCAGTGTCGCCAGTGCTTCGATAGGCGGGGACTCGCTTACCACTTGGGACCTGTCCTTCGAGAACCGGACCGATGCGTCTGAACCCGACCCCAGCGCCATCTGTGAATCAGCGAACGTGAAAATGGACCTTGGCGCCATCTATGAATCATCGAGCATACGTATGTCTGCCAACGAAAAAATCGAAAAGCTCACGAAATACCTACACGGAAATGAGAagaaaaaatggaaaaatttcAAATCCGATTATGGAATGGATAAACGGCCCAAACTGGAATGTCCAAGTTGTTTGTGGCAATGCGGTTCTATCTATGTGAGCCGTGATTTACAAAGGGTTTGTGAAGTTTCGATACAATAA